The DNA sequence TCTTAACGAAAACTTATAGTATATTTTCTATAAGAATTATTGTTTTTCATAACAGTAAATTGATTTCCGAATATTTATCAACATTTTAAGGTTAGAAAGAGGCGTAACTTCAAAAGAAGATGTTTACGCGCGAACATTACTTTTTATACTGTTATACACAACGAATTTCGCGGTAAAAgtcacaaaggaaaaaaaaaacacacgcacacaacCGAAATAACATATATATACCCTCAGGACCGAGGAAAGAAGGTGGACACTCACATGATACTGACTAATTTTAAAATACGTTCTACTAAATATCCtaaacaggggcggatctagcttttcgctaaaggggggtttgggtcagtgacaaagggggtagggggtaatttttttgttacatatggctttctggcagcccaaggggggggttaaacccttTAAAcactccccctagatccgctaatGCTAAACTCCTATTTCTAGACACTTGCAACGACCCTTTTACTGTAGTTAGCAAACTTCTTTTTGTAGCAAATGATCACAATCTAGTCGTGATTTCCTCATCACTGTCTTTCTCAGCCTCCCCCAGGCTTCCATTTGTAGATCTTTGCTGATGCTTTGTCTGCCTCCAGGGCTTAAAGCAGTACTGAAGCAGAGGTACAAATGCCGCTAACAGCATGATGCTACCTGCAGTGTAATAGGAAGGGTCGTAAGACCCGTACAGATCTGCTATGAAACCTGAAAAGCAAACAGATCTAGGTAGTTACATGATATTGCAAGCTGCGCCCAAAAACACAATGAACAACTGCTACTAGGATTAAGCGGCGGCGAGTTTGATATTTGAAGCCAGGGAGTGATCGAACATTAATTTTGTCATTATTTGCGAATATAGTCTCAATTGAACTCACCAGCAAGCGGAGCTCCAGCGGCATTGCCAGCAGACGTCACAAACTGACCAATCGGATAAGCCACCTCTCTAAGCTCCTCCCTCACTGTCTCAAGCACCAATACGATCAAGGTTGTCACGCAACACCCAATTCCAAGCCCAAGAAACACGGAGAATATCACGAAGTGCGTGTACTGTGTGGCCAGCGGTAACAGCACCATGCCCATCCCCATGGAAACAGCGCCAAATTGATTGACAAAGAAAGGGTTGAGGGACTTGATGTCTAGGACACGGCCGCTGACTATGGAAGAGACCAGTGAGCAGGCGCCGATGAAAATGAACAGTTCAGACGCATCCTTCTCTGGGATGCCTGACTCCATGCAGTATTTGACCTGGTGATTAAATGACACGTCATATCACGGCCACGTCACAGTGCGTCACCCAAAAAACAAGAACACGATTATATCACGGGCACGTCACGCGCAGAACAAGAACACCAGTATATCACGGCCACGTCACAGTGCGTCACGCAGGGAACATTACGTCACACACAAAACGAACATTACGTCACACACAAAACATTATCACGATAAAATCACGGTAACATCACCCACAAAACATAATCACGATAATATCACGGGCACGTCACGTACAAAACATTATCACGATTATATCACGAACACGTTACGGTACGTCACGCAAAGAACACTCACCAAGTGGACGTAAGAGACGAATGCGGTGAGCGTCTCCAGCGTGAGTGTCACGAGTGCGATGATGTAGGCAGGCGTCCTAAGGGTCTCGGTAACGAGCGCGCACTTGCCACGTGACTGCTGTGGcttggtgacgtcatctgttTGCTCCTCTGATATCTCGGCCTTTTTGACATTCGGGTCCAAGGTCAAGAGGAGGAAGAGAGCGACACCCACCACACCTGCCATAATCCTGAAACGCGGGAAAACGTGtgctaagaaatcacgtggtTTCTTGAGTGGTAAGCTAACGCCAAAGTAAACACAAAAATGGCTTGTAGTTACGCCAGAGAgtgacgaaaaaataaaatatttcaataaataaGGTTTTTTCTGGCATATAAACTTTATGTTTGGTAGGCGCTGaataatattttgttgttgttgttgttgttttgccgcCAATGCTATTACGTAGTACAAGTCGTAATTTTTAATATGTAGTGTTAGCCGGCACTTATTTGTGGTTATTTGAGAATGTTTTATTCTACAGCCTCGAGGTTGCAGGCCAGTGATCTTCGTCGAAAACATTCCCGACTAACTCCCAAACGGCTAACTGTAGCAGGCTAATCTGGAAAGGCGAGGTATTCAAAGTTCTCCCCGTAGAAAGCAAGCTGTTTCAAACTTTTTCACAGTTCCCAAGCGGAACTGATCCTTGATTGAACCGTCACCCTCTGACTAGAAAAGCGAAGCCGTTGGCAGTGAACTACCGCGTGCACTTAAAAACACGACGATATTATCCAGGATGGGGGACTGGGCATAGCTCGGTCGCACACTCGCTAGGATACCAAAGGAGCATCAACGTTTTACTAGAATTGATAGTTATCTTACCGGAAAGTACCACGCCATCCGTACGCATCGAGCAACACTTGAAGCACAGGCCCCTGGGCCAGAACGCCAACAGATATCCCGGATGTTAAGAATCCTAGCGCCAGACCTCTTCTCTTTTCAAAGTACTCGGCCACCGCGTACACGCATGACATGTAGAAGAGACAGCTGCCCAGTCCGTACAGCACGCTATAGGAAAAGAAGATATGCAGGGAGGCTTTGGTGAACGATGTGAGAACGAGGCTGATGCAGCACGTCAGCGAACCCAGGACAGCGGTAACACGAAAGTTGAACCTGCCAATCAAAAGTCCGGCCAGCGGTGATGCCAAAAAGGTCAGACACTGCGCTATGGAGCCAACCCACGCTGGAAGCAAGGATTTGAATCATTAGCCAACATAGATAGTTAATGAGGGAGGAGAGAAAATGCAATAGACGCGAGAGGGTCACCTGGGCTGTCCTTCAAGGCATGAAAGAATTAAGATTAACGGCACACATAAAGCTATCTTTTTGGGGGTCTAGAACCGAGAAAACTTCAATTCCAAGTCAGCCGCAATGTGGTAACCTTGACAAATGACAATGAATTTGAAGGTACGCTCCCCCATCCCTTAAAAAGATACAGATTAATTTCCTGATATTCCTTTAAGTGACAGcgtttaataaaaaatgacaatttCTTTGATAACTTTTCTCCAGCATGGCTAAGATGCTCCTCCGTAGGGCAGCTAAAGCTTGCAGCTCACAGACCCGACGTCACGTGATCACACTCTATTGGTAAACAACGGAAGAACGTAGGCGGCGTATTTTTCATTTGTagttttatttcaagatgcatatgaagaaaacgtttttGTTTGGGGGTCCGGTACCACGcgaggaatcttagtttcttttcagagacTTTCTCTATTGAGTAAAGCTGGTCACAGTTACCTTTTTGCTTTTCtaattacaagtcataaagtttacgaagcacctgcggtacggcaatcttaaaaatgacaagagtAACGCAGTTTTTCCTAATACGAAATAtgattagtttccttatataaAAGTGACCGCGtatggcaaaaacgacaatttttggctaaattttcttaaaatattgCCAAATGCTGTTCCTACGCCCCTTGCAGTAGGGGATTCGCTAGCCTTCCCTACATGCACCGCTTTAACTCAAAAAAGCAGCAGAAAAAAAGGCACTCCAGGAATCCGGTGGAAAGGAGCTGGGAACGAGTGACGTTTGGTATTGTCCCTTCTCCCTTCGCAAGGGAATCTGTTCGCCACACCAACCCCGCGAAGTTATTTAGACGCACTCTCGGTTTTTTAACGTTTGTGGTAAC is a window from the Nematostella vectensis chromosome 9, jaNemVect1.1, whole genome shotgun sequence genome containing:
- the LOC116616878 gene encoding monocarboxylate transporter 10, coding for MGLACLTSKRAPKEKDSWWSFLVCVSASISSIIFLGFSNCFAVVMPVLLNYFNDSRQKIAWVGSIAQCLTFLASPLAGLLIGRFNFRVTAVLGSLTCCISLVLTSFTKASLHIFFSYSVLYGLGSCLFYMSCVYAVAEYFEKRRGLALGFLTSGISVGVLAQGPVLQVLLDAYGWRGTFRIMAGVVGVALFLLLTLDPNVKKAEISEEQTDDVTKPQQSRGKCALVTETLRTPAYIIALVTLTLETLTAFVSYVHLVKYCMESGIPEKDASELFIFIGACSLVSSIVSGRVLDIKSLNPFFVNQFGAVSMGMGMVLLPLATQYTHFVIFSVFLGLGIGCCVTTLIVLVLETVREELREVAYPIGQFVTSAGNAAGAPLAGFIADLYGSYDPSYYTAGSIMLLAAFVPLLQYCFKPWRQTKHQQRSTNGSLGEAEKDSDEEITTRL